The sequence below is a genomic window from Zhongshania aliphaticivorans.
GCTGGCGGCGGCGGCACTGGCCAGCTCCAGGGATTCACCCCAGTCGCCAAGTCCATCATCGGCAAGCCATCGGGGGCTGGCGGCAGATCGCGAGGATCACCGCCGTGTCGCGGTGGCTGAGAGCGTGTACCAGTCATAGACATAACCCCAGTATGAGACCAAGACCAAGCCATACCGCGAGCTGTCTATTCACCAATTTAATACTTTTCTCCAAATCGGCAACGACTGGCGCCCGGCCCCAACCAAGCGACGATCGATTCGAAACCGTGCCATGGTAGCTCGCCGCGCCACCCAAGCTTAGCCCTAAGGCCGCTGCGCCACTGGCCATCACTGATCCCGCATTGATACTTTTCCAATACCAGCCCTGCTTAAACCAGCATTGCCAGGGCCGAGCAGAGAAAGACAGCAAACTAAAGCCCAGTGCGGTAAGTTGTGCCGGAACAAAGTTGCAGACATCGTCGCTGCGCGCCGCCCACCAACCAAAATAACGATAGCGCTCATTTCGATAACCCCACATCGCATCCAGGGTATTGGCTAAGCGCTGCAACACCACCCCGCCGGGGCCTGCCATGGCATACCAAATTAACGAAGCGAATACTGCGTCACTGCTGTTTTCTAAGCTTGTCTCCAAACCCGCTGCTAAAATCTGCTCGGCATTGAGGTCATCAGTATCGCGACTGACTAAATAACTGATCCGCAGTCGCGCCTCGTCCAGATCACCCGCCACCAATGCTGACGCAACGGGACGAATATGTTCGCACAAACTCTGCCAGCCCACGGCCCAGTACAGCACCGCAATATGCCAGAACACACTGGCAAGGGGCGAAAGTTCATAGATCACAAAATCAATTAGGACGACCGCAACAACGGCCGGAACAATCAATAGCAGCCAACACCCCAGCCCGCTTACCCGTTGCAGAAACGGGCTATTCTTTAGGTTTAAGTTTTTTTCTAGACCTGCGGCGAGTCGCCCAAAACCGACTAAGGGGTGCCAGCGTCTGGGCTCACCGAGCAGGCGATCTAGCGCCAGCGCCGCCAGGCAAACCACACTTACAAGTAAAATTTGATTCAAGAGGATTCTCTGCTTATTGACGTCGCGCCAAGGCCCTGACTATCGATAATAACCTAGCCAACGCCATCATGGCCAAGCTAATGTCCTGCGAAGAAAAACGTAAGAAGCCGTTAACCTAGCGGTGAGGCACTTTAATAAATGCATTGGCAGGGGTCAAATAGAATGACTGGGGCCTACACCCCGAGGCGGTAAAACGCGGCGGCATTATCCCACAAAACTTTTTTTGTTGCGGAGTCACCTAGGGCATTGCCAA
It includes:
- the cbiB gene encoding adenosylcobinamide-phosphate synthase CbiB, yielding MNQILLVSVVCLAALALDRLLGEPRRWHPLVGFGRLAAGLEKNLNLKNSPFLQRVSGLGCWLLLIVPAVVAVVLIDFVIYELSPLASVFWHIAVLYWAVGWQSLCEHIRPVASALVAGDLDEARLRISYLVSRDTDDLNAEQILAAGLETSLENSSDAVFASLIWYAMAGPGGVVLQRLANTLDAMWGYRNERYRYFGWWAARSDDVCNFVPAQLTALGFSLLSFSARPWQCWFKQGWYWKSINAGSVMASGAAALGLSLGGAASYHGTVSNRSSLGWGRAPVVADLEKSIKLVNRQLAVWLGLGLILGLCL